The following is a genomic window from Amycolatopsis sp. BJA-103.
CCGGGCGTGGTCAACCTGGTCACCGGCGACGGCGCGGTGGGCGCGCTCCTGAGCGGGCACGGCGATGTCGACCACCTGTCCTACACCGGGTCGACCGCGGTCGGGAAGCTGATCACGGCGGCCAGCGCGGAGTCGAACCTCAAACGGCTCACCCTCGAACTCGGCGGGAAGGCGCCCAGCATCATCGCGGGCGACGCCGACATCGACGCCGCCGTCGCGGGCAACCTCGCGGGCGCGACGCTGAACAGCGGTCAGGTCTGCGCCGCGTACACCCGGTTCTTCGTGGACCGCAAACGCGAGCAGGAGTTCGTCGCGAAACTGGCCGCCGGGCTCGAGGGGCTCAAGCTGGGGCCGGGTCTCGACGAGTCCACCCAGCTCGGGCCCCTGGTGTCCGCGAAGCACCGCGAGCACGTGGACTTCCTCGTCTCGACCGGCCGTGAGCAGGGCGCGGAGCTGGTCACCGGCGGCCAGGCCGTCGACCGTGAAGGCTACTTCTACTCGCCGACGCTCTTCGCCGGTGTCGCCGACGACATGACGATCATGCGCGAAGAAATCTTCGGGCCGGTCCTCGCCGTCACCGCCTACGACGATCAGGACGAACTGCTGGCGCGCGCGAACGACACCGAGTACGGGCTCGCGGCCACCGTGTGGACCCGCGACCTCGGCGTCGCGCACCGGTTCGCCAACGGCATCCGGGCGGGCGCGGTGTTCGTCAACATGCCGCCGATCCCCGACATGGCCGCGCCGTGGGGCGGGTACAAGGCGTCGGGCTGGGGGCGTGAGATGGGTCCGTGGGCGATCGACGCGTACACGGAGATCAAATCCGTCTGGCTGCACTACTCGTGACCGCAGGCGACGCGGTGAACTCGACCGCGATGAGCAAGTCGCAGATCGCCTATCACTGGATCAAGGCGCGGATCGACGACGGCACCTTCTCCCCCGGCTACCGCCTCGTGTTCGGGCAGATCGCGCAGGAACTCGGGGTCAGCACCGTGCCCGTGCGCGAGGCGGTCCGGCGACTGGAGGCCGAAGGGCTGGTGACCTACGAGCACAACATCGGCGCGCAGGTCGCGATGGCCGACGAGAGCGACTACCAGCACACCATGCAGACGCTCGCGCTGGTCGAGGGCTACGCCGCCGCCTTGGCCGCGCCGTCCTTGCCCGGCAAGGCACTCGACGAGGCCAAGGGGATCAACGCGGAACTGACCGCCTGCCTCGACAACTTCGAGCCGTCGCGGTTCACCGCGCTGAACCGCGACTTCCACCGCGTCCTGTTCGGCACCTGTCCCAACCCCCAGGTGCTCGACCTGGTCAACCGCGGCTGGAACCGGCTGGCCGGGCTGCGCACCTCGACGTTCAGCTTCGTGCCCGGTCGCGCGCACGAATCCGTGCAGGAGCACCAGAACATCCTCGACCTGTTCGACCGGAGCGCACCGGCCGAGGAGATCGAACTGGCCGTGCGCGAGCACCGATTGACCACGTTGGAGACGTTCATGGCCTGGAGGCATCCCTAGGACGGCACGGTCTCCGGCGGCGGGAATGCGTAGAAGCGCACGGAAAGCTCCTTCTCGCCCGCCGCCGGACGCCGCCGCCGGTGGCAGTACCGGTTGATCAGCTCGCGGTATTCCGTGTCCAGTTCGCGGAACTCCTCTTCGGTCAACCGCGCCGAGGTTCGCTGAGCCGTCGACCACGGGCCGAACTCGTCGCGGTGCTCGGCGGCCCAGGACAGCAGCGCGACCTCGTTCGCGTACTTCGCGTCGAGGAACGCGGTGACCCGCTCCCGGTCGGCGCCTTCGTAGTCGTCCGGCTTCGGCTCGCGCAGGTCCTGCGGGATCGCGATCCAGTTCCCTTTCCGGTCACGGCGCACGAAGCCGTTGTCCTGCAACGTCTTCAGGCATTCCGCGACATCGGCTCGCTCGAGGCCCGTCCTGCGCGCCACCTCGTCGGTGCCGGCGGGAAGCTCGCGGGTGACCTGCTGGTATCGCCGGTCCTCCCGCATCGCGATGTCGCTCAACGTCACCGATCGTCGCGGCATCGCCTCGCTCAGCAGCCGTCGCGCGGCGAGGGCCAGCACCACGGCGACCGGGATTTCGACGAAGACGGCGAGAGCGACACTGGCCCACCGCTCGGCCGACGTCCAGCCGAGCATGACGTCGAACCACGCGTCGCAGCACAGCATCGCGGCCGTCGCCGAAAGCAGCGGGACGGCCGCCCGGCGGCGGCGCAAGCCCAGCCAGGCCCCGGCGGCGAAGCAGAGCAAGAGGGCGACGTCGAATCCGACCCAGGCCGCGCGCCACTGGCCGGTGTCGTACCGGTCGGGCAGCGTGTGGGCGAGGTAGACGGTCCAGGGCACGAGGCAGACCGCCGTGCCGGCGAGGAGGGCCAGCAGCATGCGTCGGATCATGATCATGAGGTTAGGGGCGGGCGTCTTCGGGGACATCCGGGCTTTTCCCGGGTCCGGTCTCAGGGTCGCCCGACCGGACCAACTTGGCGGAAACGCCGACTTCTTCGCTCGAGCCTGGTCAGAATCGGTCCATGCGATCGAAAACGCTCGTCCTCGCCGCGATCGTCGCACTGTCGGCCGGTCTCGCCGGACCGGCCACCGCCTCGGCCTCCGGGCCGCGGCTGGAGGATTCCCGGGCCTGCCCGCACGACGCGCGATTCACCTGTTCGACGTTGACCGTGCCGCTCGACCATCGCGGCCGCACACCCGGCACGCTGAAACTCCAGGTCGCCACCGCGAACAACACGAACGCGCCCAAGGGGGTGCTGCTGTTCCTCACCGGCGGCCCCGGGCAGCCCGGCGTGCCCTTCAGCACGAGGGTGTCAGACCGGATGCCGGAGGTGTTCAAGGACCACCGCCTGGTGATGATCGACCAGCGCGGCACCGGCGCGAACGCCCTCGACTGCCCGGAACTGCAGGCCCAGGTCGGCAGCTCGGACATCGAACCGCCGACCCGCGCGGCCGTCGACGGCTGTGCCGCCGTGCTCGGCACCAAGGCCCGGTTCTACGGCAGCGACTCGACGATCGCCGACCTCGACCTGCTCCGCCGGGCCCTGGGTGCGCGGAAAATGGTGGTGGACGGCGTCTCCTACGGTTCGCTGACCGCGGCGCGGTACGCCGTCGCGCATCCGCGCAACGTCGCGAAGGTGATCCTCGATTCGGTTCTCCCCCACCACGCGACGGTCGGCCAGTCGCTGTACCTCCCAGCGCTGAAGGCGACCGCGCGGGTGCTGCGCAGTGCGTGCGCCAAGCCGCCCGCGTGCGGATCCGATCCGGCCGAGGACCTCGCGTGGCTCGTCCGGAACCGGGACACCGCGGCCGGTGTCGCGCTGTTCGACATGATCGTCACCTACGAATTCGTCGATCCGAGCTATCGGGACCCCTCGGTGATGGGGACCGACCTGATCACCGCGCTGCGCACCGCGCGCGGTGGTGACACCGCGAAACTCGACTCGCTGCTGCGGAACCTCGCCTCCGGCGGCGACCCGCTCGCCTCCTTCAGCTCCGGACTGCACGCGGCGACGCTGTGCGCCGACATGCGGTTCCCCTGGGGCGACGCCGGAACGCCGGGCTTCGTCCGCGAGCCGCTGCTGAAACTGGCCGAGAAACGCTTGAGCGCGCGGGAAACGTGGCCGTTCAGCCCAGCCGTCGCGACCGGACAGGGATTCATCCAGACCTGCCTGCCTTGGCCAGTCGAGCCGCCGAGCTCGAACCCTGGCGGGAAACTCCCGGACGTCCCGGTGCTGCTGCTCAACGGCGACCACGACCTGTCCACGCCGATGGAGTGGGCGTACGAGGAGGCGAAGGTCGCTCCACGCGGGAAGGTCGTGATCGTCGAGGGAGCGGCGCATTCGATCCAGAACCGCGAGCCGGGTGACGCGGGGCGGAAGGCCGTGGCGGAGTTCCTCGCCGGGTGAGCCGTGCTCGCTCTCGTGAGTGGCGAGGACGGTTCTGGTGGTCCCGTATTTGCCTGCCCACTGGCTCCTGATGTCATCTCGGTGAGCTTGCGCTGGAGTGTCCGGGCTTGATCAACGGAGGTTTGGGGACATTGAGTGTCCCCGATCTTCCGTCGATCAAGCTCCGAGACCGGAACACTCCTCGACGATGAAGGAATTGGGACACTCAACGTCCCGATTCCTTCACGCTCGACCGTGCCGCCGCCACGTCACCTTCGCCCTGGTCGCGTGTGGGTAGGCAAACACCGGTCCGCCCTAACCGCCCTTACCACTCACGAGGACTTGAGTCTCCACCCACTGGAGCCTTTAGCGTCTCTTCCATGACGATCAAGGTTCTCGACACCTACCCGGCGATGCGCGGGATCCTGCGCGCGCCGCGGGCGGACCGCGCCGCGCTGCTCAAGGCGATGGTCGAACCCGCCGCCGGGATGTACCGCTACTTCCCCGGCGACGTCGACCTCGTCGCGATGCACGCGATGAGTTCAGGCTTCCCGCTCGACCGTGACGAAGAGCGCTGCCTGGAGGCCCTCGAAGCGCTGCACGAGGCCGACGCCTGGAACCGGATCCGGCGGGCGCTCGACGACGCCGTCACCGCGCAGGTCACGGCGACGCCGGGGCTCGCGGTACCGGACATCACCGTCCTCACCGTTCTGGGTGACCCTGGCGACGCGCACTTCATGGGGCCGAACCTGGGGATGTCGGCGAACGGCAGTATGTCCGGCTACATCTACCTCAACTTCTGGCCGTATCCGGAGAACCTGGCGCGGCTGGAGGCCACGGCGGTCCACGAGCTCAACCACAACCTCCGCTACAGCCCCGGCGGGGTGATCTGGGATCCGACGACGGTCACCGTCGGCGAGCAGATCGTGTCCGAGGGGCTGGCCGACGCGTTCGCCCGCCAGTTGTACGGCGACGAACTCGGCTACGCCCGCATCGGCGTGCCGCATCTGCACGACGACGCGGTGTTCGCGAAGGTCGTCTCCGGGCTGGAGATCACCGGTATGCAGAACTTCGTGGCCTGGGTGCACGGTGACGAGAGCGCCGTCCGCTACGGCGGCACGCCTGTCGGGTTACCGACCGGCGCCGGATACGCGGTCGGCAACCGTCTCGTCGACGCCTACCTGGCCGCGACGGGCCGCACCGCCGCGGAGGCCCTGCTCGCGGACCGCCGCGACATCATCGACACCGCGCTCGCCTAGGACTCGCGGCGCCTCGACCGCAGGGTGATCGCCACCAGCGCGCCACCGAGCAGCAGCAGGAACAGGCCGGGAACCAGCAGGCCACGGATCTCGCTGCCGGTCGAGGCCAGCGGGCCGCTGTCGGACGGCCCGCCGCCCGGAGTGGTCGCTCCCGGCTGCCCGGGTGTGGTGCTCGCCGTGACGCCGGGTCCCGGCGTGGTGCTCGACGTACTGCTGCTGGTGGTCGGCGAAGTGCTGCTGGACGAGCTCGACGACGGAGTGCTGCTGGACGACGAGCTGCTGGAACTCGTCGGGCTCGACGACGTGGCGCTGCTGCTCGAACTGGACGGGCTCGACGAGGTCGTGCTGCTGCTTGACGTGGTGGTGGTACTCGTCGGGCTCGAAGAGGTAGTCGAAGACGAGGTGGTCGAGGACGAAGTCGTCGAAGACGAGGACGAAGTCGTCGAAGACGAGGACGTCGTGGTCGAGGACGAGGTGGTGGTGGTCGACGACGAGGTCGTCGTAGAACTGCTGCTCGTCGGCGAACTGCTGGTCGTGGTCGGGCTCGTCGAGGACGAAGAAGACGACGACGTGGAGGTCGAACTGCTCGGCGTCGTGGTCGGTGTGGTGCCGCAGTCGGGCAGATCGCCGTTGAACGGGTAGGCGTGGAACTCCTGCCCGCCACCGCCGGTGGCCTCGGAGGAGTGCACCAGCGTGCCGGTGGTGAAGAAACGGCCGTTCATCCCGGACGCGGTGACCGTCGCGGTGCTTCCCGGATCGCCGATCAGCACGCTTCCCTGGAACTGGGCGCCACCGGCGATCTTCACCTTGGTGGCGTCCGGGAAGTTCCACAGCAGGCGTTCCCGCAGCTTGTTGATCGGGTCGGTGTCGCCGGGATCGCCGGTGAAGGTGTTGATCGTCCTGGCCGCCCCCACCATGTTGACCAGAATCGTCGCCCCGGCCGGGATGCCTTCGAACTCGATGCCCTGCATACCGCCGTTGGCCGCGGTCACGTCGAAGTCCACGGTGAACACCTGCAACGCGGATTTCCCGTCCCCGGTGAACAGGGTGCGGTATCCCTCGTTGCGCGCCGTGCCCGTGGCAGGCCGCGGCGTGGTGCCTTCACGTGCGTAGCACTGGCTCGCCACCCGAAGATCCTCGCGCAGGCCGACATAGGGCTTCGCCGCGTCGGCATCCTTGGTGAGCGTTCCGTCCACCGTCCCGGTGACGGTCCCCGCGTGCCGGACGACACCGTCGTCGGCGACCAGCCGTTGCGGCGAGGCGACACTCACGTTCCCGCCGGTGGTCAGGAAGTCCGCGCCGTCGGAGGGCGGGACCCGCGAGCCGACGCCGGCGATGCCGACGTTGTAGATGGCGGACACGCCCTCTCGTTTCGCCATGTCGAAATTGCCGAGGACGACGACTCGGCCTTCGGCTTCCGCCGCCGCTTCGCGTACCTGGAATTCACCGCCGACGAAGACATTGATGCCGTTGTCCCGGCCCGCGTAGTCCTCGTTGTTCACCGGCGGGTACTTGCCGGGGCAGGCTGCACCGACGCACGGTCCCAGACCGCCCGGTAACGGGGCGGCGACCGCGCCGTCGGCGACCACGAGGGCCGCCACGCACACCGCCGCGGCGGCACCGGCAGAAACAGAGGCGAACCGCCTTGCACGCATGGGGCGATTCTTGTGCCCATCGACCGGATGAACACAATCGAAATCCGGAAATACCCCCGACCGGGCGAGGTGGGTAACCCGACCCATTCGTGTTATCCGGACAACTAAATTGCTGGTGAAACGCCGAATCCGGCGGTGGACGACGTGGTCAGGTCCAGCTCCACCGGATTCCGTACTGGCCAGGGAGCGGATCGAGTGTGATGAACTGGAAAGTGCCGGTTTCCCGGTCGAAGGACGCCTCACCGCGTTCTTCCGGCGGAGAAGCGGTGCGCGGCTGGAAGAACGCGGTGCAGTGCCGGGGCAGGCACGCCGGATCGAAGGAGATCTGCAGGACCATGTCCCTGGCGGGCCGGTAGATGGCCATCTGGGCGTGCTCTCCGTTCTGTCCCGGCGGGAACCGGACGCCGAACTCCACGACGGCCAGCTCCCCCGCGGCCAGTGTCCGGTCCAGCGCGAATTCGAACGCGCAGGTGGACGACGGCACGTCCGCGCGGAACCGCGCCGGACTGCAGCCCTCGGTGAACAGCACCACCGGCTCCCTGGTGAGACTGGAACACCGGATCACGAAGAGAAAGCGGGACGTCCCGTCGTGATCGGCGCGGACCAGCCGCCGCACCCGCATCGACTCCTCGTGCCCGGATTCGTCGACACGGAACGACACGTACTGCGAGAGCCGGTGCGGGGTATCGAGTTCCTCCGGCGTCGCGTCCACTTTGGCCAGTGCGCGCGCGATCGTCTCGGGACGGCGCCACACCTGGTCGTAAGCCACCATGCGATGGTTCGACCTGCCGCGCGGTCTTCGCGGTCCCAACAGTCCGGTGAGCGTTTCCGGCCGCTGACCGAGAATGGTTTCCAGCGCGGTGACGGCGGCGAGCGAACTCGCCCGTTCGGGCCGGTTCTCCCCGTTCTGCCAGTAACTGAGCGCGCTGATGCTGACCGGCGTCTCCCTGGCTCGCAGACGACGGCTGATCTCGTTGAGACTCAGCCCGCTGCGCTCGATGGCGGTGCGCAGCGCTGGTCCGAATTCCGCCGGAACGGTGCTCGTCATGAAAGCGCAGAGTACCGCCCGGAACGCCCGACTTTCGTCGGGTGAACCGGGCCCCGTTCAGAGTTGTCCAGCGTCTCGCACGGCTTTTCGTTGACGGGGAACCGGCCGTGATTAGGGTCGGAAGAATCCCGGATTTCCCTGCCCCGTTCCCGAATTTCTCATCCCCCTGCCTAGCCGGAAGAGGATTCTCATGCGCTCAGCGACACGACAGCGACGATGGCACCGCCGGACGCTCGCCATCGCGACCTCCGCACTGGCGGCCGGCGCCTTCCTGGTCGCCGCACAGTCTTCGGCGGGCGGAGCCGCGCCCGCCGTACCCGAAGTGGCCGATCAGGTTCCGCAACTGACCGAGGCGGGCGTCACCGGCGGCCCCGCGTCGGTGACCGGTGGCGCGTCTTCGCAAGCCTCCTCCGCTCGCTCCGTCTGCGCTCCCGGCGCGCAGTGGCTCCGCGTCCGGTTCACCGAGCTTGCGTTACGCGGCCACGACTCCGTGACACTCACCGGCAGCGGCTCCGGCTCGTTCACGCTCACCGCGCGGAACTGGCCGGGCAAGGCGTTCCACACCCGTGCCTTCGAGGGCGACTGCGTGCGGGTCTCGGCGGCGCTGGCCGACCCCGCCAGCCGGTTCGCCATCGACTCCTACCAGGCGGGTGACCGGGCGCTCGCCGCGGCGACCTCGACCGTCGCCGCCGTCGGCGACGTGTGCGGCGCCTCGTGCAACCAGACGGCGCCGCTGGTGAAGAACATGAACCCGCAGGCGCTGATACTGGCCGGGGACAACGCCTACAGCTCGGGCACGCTGTCCGAGTACAACAGCAACTACCACCCCTACTACGGACAGTTCAGATCCATCACCTACCCGACACCGGGCAACCACGAGTACAACACCTCCGGCGCGGCAGGCTACTTCGACTACTTCGGCAAGCAGGCGGGCGAACGCGGTAAGGGTTATTACAGCTTCGACGTCGGTGACTGGCATTTCGTCGCGCTCAACTCCAACATCACCCGCACGGCGGGTTCGGCGCAGGTGACCTGGCTGAAGAACGACCTCGCGGCGAGCACCAAACCGTGCACGGCGGCGTTCTTCCACCATCCGCGGTTCAGCCGCGGCACCCACGGTGACGACACGTCGGTGACACCGTTCTTCCAGACGCTCTACGACGCGAAGGCGGATCTGGTCGTCGTCGGCCACGACCACAACTACCAGCGGTTCGCGCAGTCGCGGCCCGACGGGAAACGTGACGACGTCAACGGCGTCCGCCAGCTGCTCATCGGCACCGGCGGCCGGGGTTACTACTCCTTCGACCAGTCGTCGGCCGCCGAGCAGGAAGTGGGTAACACCAACACCTTCGGCGTGAGCAAGCTGACGCTGACCGCGACCGGCTACCGCAGCGACTTCGTGCCGGTGTCGGGCCGCACCTTCACCGATTCCACGACCGGCAAATGCAAGAAGGCCGCCTCCTCCCCCGCCTTCTCCGTCGGCACCAGCCCCTCGTCGGTGTCGGTGAAACCGGGCGGGACCGCGTCGGTGTCGGTGACCGTCGCCAGCACCGGCGGCTTCACCTCCGCGACCGCGCTTTCGGTGTCGGGCCTGCCCTCGGGGGTGACCGGGACGATCTCGCCGTCGTCGGTCACCCCTCCGGCCAACGGCACCGCGACCGCGACGCTGACCTTGACCGCCTCGGCCGGGGCGACCGGTTCGGCAACCGCCACGGTCACCGGATCCTCAGGTTCGGTCAGCCAGACCGCGACCGTGGCGGTCAGTGTGGGCTCCGGTGGTGGTGAAGCGTTCTCCGATGACTTCGAGACCGACAAGGGCTGGCGGGTCGACGCGGCCGGTTCGGACACCGCCACCTCGGGCAAATGGGAACGCGGTGATCCCGAGGAGACCACCTCGACCTACAGCGACCAGGTCAAGCAGCGCGGTGACACGACCAGTGGCGCGAACTGCCTGGTCACCGGTCGGCTGGCCGGATCGGAGTACGGGGCCAACGACCTCGACGGCGGCGCCTCGTCGATGACCTCGCCGTCGTTCACCGTGCCCTCGGGCGGGAAGCTGACCTTCTCCTACACCTTCGCGCACGGCGACAACGCGACGTCGGCCGACTACCTGCGGATCCGCGTCCTCGACGGCACCACACCGACGACGGTCTTCGAGAAACTCGGCTCCGCGACCGAGGTCGCCGGAGCCTGGCAGACCGCCGCCGCCGACCTGTCGTCGTTCGCCGGACGGAGTGTCCGCCTGCTGGTCGAAGCCGCGGACGCGAGCACGGCGTCGCTGTGGGAATCAGCGGTCGACGACCTCCGCGTCACCGCGTAGCGCGGGAAGGCCGGACATGTACGTCTCCAGCGTCCGCTCCACCGGTCCAGCCCTGCCCGGCGGCCGTGCGAAGCACGCCGTGCCCGCCACCGTGGTCGGTCTGGGCGTGGTCAGCCTGATCACGGACATGTCCGCCGAGATGGTCACCGCCGTGCTCCCCCTCTATCTCGTCTACGGGCTCGGCGTCGGCTACCTGCAACTGGGCGCGATCGACGGGCTCTACACGGGCGCGACGGCGTTGTTACGGCTGGCGGGCGGCTACTTCGCCGACCGCCTCGGCCGCCCGAAGGCCGTCGCCCTGGTGGGCTACGGCCTCTCGGCGGCGACCAAACTCGCGTTCCCTGCCGCGGGGTCCTCGCTCGGCGCGATCGGCCTGGTGATCGGTGCCGATCGCGCCGGCAAGGGCATCCGCACCGCGCCGCGGGACGCGATGATCACCCTCGCCACCCCCGACGGCGGGCTGGGCCGCGCGTTCGGCGTCCACCGCGCGATGGACACCGCGGGCGCGCTGCTCGGGCCGATCATCGCGTTCGGCCTGCTGACCGTCCTCGTCGGCGACTACCCGGCGGTGTTCGGGGTGAGCTTCTGCCTCGCCGTGATCGCGGTGATCGTGCTGGCGGTGTTCGTCCGTGCTCCCGCCGGGGCGGTCGAGCGGTCGCGGGTACGGCTGCGGGCGGGTTTCGCCCTTCTGCGGCAGCCCGGCCTGCGCGGAACGTGCCTGGCCGCCGCCGCGCTCGGTGTCTGCACGGTCGGCGACATGTTCCTCTTCGTCGGCGTGCAGCAGTCCGCCGGGCTGCCGCCGGGGGCGCTTCCCTTGCTGCCGCTGGCGACGGCGCTGGCGTTCATGGCGCTGGCGTCGCCGATCGGGCGGCTCGCCGACCGGGTCGGCCGGTGGAAGGTGTTCCTCGCGGGTCACGTCGTGCTGCTCGCCGCGTACGTCGTCTTGGCGGCTTCGGCCGTCGGATGGGCCGTCGCGGCCGTCGTCCTGGCGGCACACGGCGTGTTCTACGCGTGCACGGACGGCGTCCTCATGGCGCACGCGTCGCCGCTGGTGCCGGAGTCGTTGCGCGCCACCGGCCTGGCCTTCGTCCAAACGGGACAGTCGCTGGCCAGGGCGGCGGGCGCGGTGGTGTTCGGCGCGCTCGCGGCCGGGACGGCGTTGCGGCCCGCGTTCGCACTCTTCGCCGTCGTGCTGCTGGTGTCGGTGCTGGCCGGAACGAGGGTGAAATGAGACGGACCTGGGCAGGAATCGCCGCGGTCGTGATCACGGTGGCGGCAGGGGCGGTCTTCGTCGGCTCTCGCACCGGCGGCGCGGTGGCGGAACAGCCACTCGACCTGGCCCGCGGCGGATTGCTGTACGTGGACGAGTCGGGCCGGGTCCGGCAGGACGACCGTGTCGGGCCGTCCTGTCAGCGCGTGGACGTCGCGGCGGGGACGCTGGCGTGTCTGCGCGCGACGGCGGTGCCCGACCAGGCCGAGCTGGTCGTCACGAAACCGGGCGCCGGACCGCGGACGATCTCCGAATGGGGAACGCCGTCGCGGGTCCGGGTCTCGCCCTCCGGACGGCTGGTGGGCTGGACGGTGTTCCGTTCCGGTGATTCCTATCTGGGCGGAGCTGGCACGTTCTCCACCACCGCCGGGATCTTCGATCTGGACACCGGAAGCCACTACGGCTCCCTTGAGGACTTCGCGCTCACGGTGGACGGAAAGCCGTACCCGGCCGAGGATCTGAACTACTGGGGAGTGACCTTCGCCCGGGACGACCGGACGTTCTACGCCACCGTCAGATCGGCGGGCGGCACCTGGCTGGTGCGGGGTGACCTCCGCGGCCGCACGCTGACCGCGCTGCGGCGCAACGTCGAATGCCCGTCGCTCTCGCCGGACGGCACGCGCGTCGCCTACAAGTTCCGTGAAGGCGATCGCTGGCGGCTGCACGTGCTTTCCCTCGCCGACGGCCGTGACGTCCCGCTCGCCGACCCCGCGCATCTCGACGACCAGCCACAGTGGCTGGACGATCGGACCGTCGCCTACGGCCGCGACAAGGCGATCCACGCGGTGCCCGCCGACGGGACCGGCGCGCCCGTCGTCGTCCGGCCCGCCGCCTCCTCCCCCGCGGTGGTGCGGTGACCCTTTGCCTGCTTGACTGCTGCCCGTGCCGTCAGATCGTGAGACCTCCGTAGAAGCGGAGTTCTTGACGGTGGTCGGCCGGTTCGCCGGCCCGGCCCGGGGCGCCGGGCTCCTGGTGATCAGCGTTTTCGGCGTGCTCGCAACACCGACGGGCGCGCTCCCGCTCGGCTTCGGACTGCTCGCGCTCGCACTGGTCACCGCCGTGGCCGAGCATCTGGCGGGCAAGACGGGCCGGGGCAGGCCGGTGGCGTTCGCGCTGACCTTGGTGCGCGCGGCGGCGATCTGCGGAACCCAGTTCCTGACCGCGCCCGAGGCGGGCGAGCTGAACCAGTGGGCGCTCAACGTCCTCACCGTCACCGCGATCACCCTGCAATGGGAATGGCCGCCGAAGATCACCGTGCCCGCC
Proteins encoded in this region:
- a CDS encoding metallophosphoesterase, which gives rise to MRSATRQRRWHRRTLAIATSALAAGAFLVAAQSSAGGAAPAVPEVADQVPQLTEAGVTGGPASVTGGASSQASSARSVCAPGAQWLRVRFTELALRGHDSVTLTGSGSGSFTLTARNWPGKAFHTRAFEGDCVRVSAALADPASRFAIDSYQAGDRALAAATSTVAAVGDVCGASCNQTAPLVKNMNPQALILAGDNAYSSGTLSEYNSNYHPYYGQFRSITYPTPGNHEYNTSGAAGYFDYFGKQAGERGKGYYSFDVGDWHFVALNSNITRTAGSAQVTWLKNDLAASTKPCTAAFFHHPRFSRGTHGDDTSVTPFFQTLYDAKADLVVVGHDHNYQRFAQSRPDGKRDDVNGVRQLLIGTGGRGYYSFDQSSAAEQEVGNTNTFGVSKLTLTATGYRSDFVPVSGRTFTDSTTGKCKKAASSPAFSVGTSPSSVSVKPGGTASVSVTVASTGGFTSATALSVSGLPSGVTGTISPSSVTPPANGTATATLTLTASAGATGSATATVTGSSGSVSQTATVAVSVGSGGGEAFSDDFETDKGWRVDAAGSDTATSGKWERGDPEETTSTYSDQVKQRGDTTSGANCLVTGRLAGSEYGANDLDGGASSMTSPSFTVPSGGKLTFSYTFAHGDNATSADYLRIRVLDGTTPTTVFEKLGSATEVAGAWQTAAADLSSFAGRSVRLLVEAADASTASLWESAVDDLRVTA
- a CDS encoding MFS transporter; amino-acid sequence: MYVSSVRSTGPALPGGRAKHAVPATVVGLGVVSLITDMSAEMVTAVLPLYLVYGLGVGYLQLGAIDGLYTGATALLRLAGGYFADRLGRPKAVALVGYGLSAATKLAFPAAGSSLGAIGLVIGADRAGKGIRTAPRDAMITLATPDGGLGRAFGVHRAMDTAGALLGPIIAFGLLTVLVGDYPAVFGVSFCLAVIAVIVLAVFVRAPAGAVERSRVRLRAGFALLRQPGLRGTCLAAAALGVCTVGDMFLFVGVQQSAGLPPGALPLLPLATALAFMALASPIGRLADRVGRWKVFLAGHVVLLAAYVVLAASAVGWAVAAVVLAAHGVFYACTDGVLMAHASPLVPESLRATGLAFVQTGQSLARAAGAVVFGALAAGTALRPAFALFAVVLLVSVLAGTRVK
- a CDS encoding TolB family protein translates to MRRTWAGIAAVVITVAAGAVFVGSRTGGAVAEQPLDLARGGLLYVDESGRVRQDDRVGPSCQRVDVAAGTLACLRATAVPDQAELVVTKPGAGPRTISEWGTPSRVRVSPSGRLVGWTVFRSGDSYLGGAGTFSTTAGIFDLDTGSHYGSLEDFALTVDGKPYPAEDLNYWGVTFARDDRTFYATVRSAGGTWLVRGDLRGRTLTALRRNVECPSLSPDGTRVAYKFREGDRWRLHVLSLADGRDVPLADPAHLDDQPQWLDDRTVAYGRDKAIHAVPADGTGAPVVVRPAASSPAVVR